A section of the Candidatus Thioglobus autotrophicus genome encodes:
- the rpe gene encoding ribulose-phosphate 3-epimerase, producing the protein MKQENFIAPSILAADFARLGEEVDNVLRDGADIVHFDVMDNHYVPNLTIGPLVCEALRNHGVTAPIDVHLMVKPVDRLIPDFVAAGASYITFHPEASEHIDRTLGMIQESGCKAGLVFNPATPLHVLENVMDKLDMILLMSVNPGFGGQSFIPHTLEKCRQVRKLIDASGKDIRLEIDGGVKVDNIREVAEAGADTFVAGSAIFNTDDYKVTIDAMRAELAKAK; encoded by the coding sequence ATGAAACAAGAAAATTTTATTGCACCCTCGATTCTAGCGGCAGACTTTGCCAGACTAGGTGAAGAAGTTGACAATGTACTGCGTGATGGTGCTGATATTGTTCACTTTGATGTCATGGACAACCACTACGTACCAAACTTAACAATTGGTCCATTGGTGTGTGAAGCGCTTAGAAACCATGGTGTGACTGCGCCGATTGATGTTCACTTAATGGTTAAGCCAGTTGATAGATTGATTCCTGATTTTGTCGCAGCCGGCGCCTCTTACATCACCTTTCATCCTGAAGCGTCTGAACATATTGACAGAACCCTGGGCATGATTCAAGAAAGTGGCTGTAAAGCAGGTTTAGTATTCAACCCAGCAACACCACTACATGTCTTAGAAAATGTGATGGATAAACTAGATATGATTTTACTGATGTCTGTAAACCCAGGCTTTGGCGGACAGTCTTTTATTCCTCATACACTAGAAAAATGTCGCCAAGTGCGCAAACTCATCGATGCAAGTGGCAAAGACATTCGCTTAGAAATTGATGGCGGTGTTAAGGTTGATAACATTCGTGAAGTCGCAGAAGCTGGCGCAGATACGTTTGTAGCTGGATCAGCTATCTTTAATACAGATGATTACAAGGTGACAATTGATGCCATGCGTGCAGAGCTTGCCAAGGCAAAATAG
- the tsf gene encoding translation elongation factor Ts: MAITAALVKDLRERTGAGMMDCKKALNETNGDMEAAIDLMRTSGAAKAAKKSGRVAAEGLVKVNISDDKKTATILEVNSETDFVTKGDDFIGFVDTLGALALKTTPANIEEFMTQTLENGDSLEKSREDIVAKVGENVSIRRVETITVDSGVIGAYKHGERIAVLSVLEGGDEALAKDVAMHVAATRPECVSEDQLDPELLEREKAIFVEQARESGKPDNIIEKMIGGRMKKFVNEVTLYGQAFVKDPDTTVGALAKANNAKVISFVRYEVGEGIEKKEENFADEVAAQMKG, encoded by the coding sequence ATGGCAATTACAGCTGCCTTAGTTAAAGATCTAAGAGAAAGAACTGGTGCAGGCATGATGGACTGCAAAAAAGCCTTGAATGAAACTAATGGCGACATGGAGGCTGCAATCGATTTAATGCGTACATCTGGTGCAGCAAAAGCTGCCAAGAAATCAGGACGTGTTGCTGCTGAAGGCCTTGTTAAAGTAAATATCAGCGATGACAAAAAAACGGCAACTATTTTAGAAGTAAACTCAGAAACTGACTTTGTTACTAAAGGTGATGATTTTATCGGCTTTGTTGATACATTAGGTGCATTAGCACTCAAAACAACGCCTGCTAATATTGAAGAGTTTATGACTCAGACATTAGAAAACGGCGATTCTCTTGAGAAATCTCGTGAAGATATTGTTGCTAAAGTTGGTGAAAATGTTTCAATCAGACGCGTTGAAACCATTACGGTTGACTCAGGTGTCATTGGTGCCTACAAGCACGGCGAGCGTATTGCGGTCTTATCAGTCTTAGAAGGTGGTGATGAAGCACTGGCGAAGGACGTTGCTATGCATGTAGCAGCAACACGCCCTGAGTGTGTGTCAGAAGATCAGCTTGACCCTGAATTACTGGAAAGAGAAAAGGCTATTTTTGTTGAACAAGCCCGCGAATCTGGCAAGCCAGACAACATCATTGAAAAGATGATTGGCGGCCGCATGAAGAAGTTTGTTAACGAAGTAACTCTTTATGGACAAGCATTCGTTAAAGATCCAGACACAACGGTTGGTGCGCTTGCAAAAGCAAACAATGCTAAAGTCATCTCATTTGTCCGCTATGAAGTTGGCGAAGGTATTGAGAAGAAAGAAGAAAACTTTGCAGATGAAGTAGCCGCTCAAATGAAAGGTTAA
- a CDS encoding anaerobic ribonucleoside-triphosphate reductase activating protein, whose amino-acid sequence MAIHVGGFEPLTTIDYPDNLSCVVFTQGCPWRCGYCHNHDLIAANKPTAFDWDDILKFIKARQGLLDAVVFSGGEPCLQSDLLQAITQVKELGFKVGLHTGGAYPQRLRRCLPLVDWVGFDIKHLPLHYDLVTQTPHSAQRAWQSLELLLESGVDQQLRITRHPSLMSDEELAQLQRLIRRQYHQELIVQACNTSQCLDEKLRLI is encoded by the coding sequence ATGGCTATCCATGTTGGTGGCTTTGAGCCGTTAACAACGATTGATTATCCAGATAATTTGTCTTGTGTTGTGTTTACACAGGGCTGCCCTTGGCGATGTGGATATTGCCATAATCATGATTTAATTGCTGCCAACAAACCCACAGCATTTGACTGGGATGATATTCTTAAATTTATCAAGGCAAGGCAAGGGCTACTGGATGCGGTTGTATTTAGTGGTGGAGAGCCTTGCTTGCAAAGCGACTTATTGCAGGCGATAACGCAAGTTAAGGAATTAGGGTTTAAGGTGGGCCTACATACAGGAGGCGCTTACCCACAACGCCTTAGGCGTTGCTTGCCGTTGGTTGATTGGGTGGGTTTTGATATCAAGCACCTGCCTTTGCATTATGACCTTGTAACACAAACGCCACACTCAGCGCAGAGGGCTTGGCAATCTTTGGAGCTGTTATTAGAGTCGGGTGTTGATCAGCAATTGCGTATTACCAGGCACCCGAGTTTGATGAGTGATGAAGAGCTGGCGCAATTACAAAGATTGATTAGGCGCCAGTATCATCAAGAGCTGATTGTGCAAGCGTGCAATACTAGCCAATGTTTGGATGAAAAATTGCGCCTTATTTGA
- the nrdD gene encoding anaerobic ribonucleoside-triphosphate reductase: MLLTNSERQVCEVWTRVMGYHRPVTSFNPGKQSEHAERVNFKESADR; this comes from the coding sequence GTGTTGTTAACCAATAGTGAAAGACAAGTGTGCGAAGTGTGGACGCGGGTTATGGGCTATCACCGGCCGGTGACTAGTTTTAACCCGGGCAAGCAATCTGAGCATGCGGAGCGCGTCAACTTTAAAGAGTCGGCAGACAGATAG
- a CDS encoding ribonucleoside triphosphate reductase — protein MDTTHTNMPQGVIKRNGSSALFDARKIYLAIVRSGQVSEELGDAQAELLTEQVLQVLDHQNNNNPSIERIQDIVEQALIASNFIKTARIYIAYRQQHKTLRDDTKTLVDVASSINEYLDRADWRVNANANQGYSLGGLILNVSGKVIANYWLSHVYAPEVGHAHRQGDLHIHDLDMLAGYCAGWSLRTLLREGLNGVEGRIEAGPPKHLSSAVGQMVNFLGTLQNEWAGAQAFSSFDTYLAPYIRLDDLGYNEVKQSIQELIYNLNVPSRWGTQTPFTNLTFDWVCPEDLRDQVPMMGDEEMPFTYGDLQVEMDMINQAYIEVMTEGDAKGRVFTFPIPTYNMTPDFPWESENAKRLFDMTAKYGLPYFQNFLNSDLKPNMVRSMCCRLQLDLNELLKRGNGLFGSAEQTGSLGVVTINCARLGYLYKNNTKGLYEQLDKLLLMAKDSLEVKRKVVQKLMDNGLFPYTKRYLGTLRNHFSTIGVNGINEMIRNFSNDQEDITSAGGYPMAVEFLDHIRMRMVEFQEQTGHMFNLEATPAEGTTYRFAKEDQKRYPDILQAGEADKPYYTNSSQLPVGYTSDPFEALEKQDELQGKYTGGTVLHLYMGERISSGEACMKMVKRSLMNFRLPYITITPTFSICPKHGYLSGEHEYCPKCDETLLANKKLKNQGENHERARSVVNQ, from the coding sequence ATGGACACAACGCATACCAATATGCCACAGGGCGTTATCAAAAGAAACGGCAGCAGCGCTTTATTTGATGCCAGGAAAATTTATTTAGCCATTGTTAGATCGGGCCAGGTTAGTGAAGAGTTGGGTGACGCTCAAGCAGAATTATTAACCGAGCAGGTGCTACAGGTTTTAGATCACCAGAACAATAACAATCCAAGTATTGAGCGCATTCAAGATATTGTAGAGCAAGCGTTAATCGCTTCAAATTTTATTAAGACAGCTAGAATTTACATCGCTTATCGCCAACAACATAAAACCCTTAGAGATGATACAAAGACCTTGGTCGATGTTGCATCATCCATCAATGAGTATTTAGATAGAGCAGATTGGCGTGTTAATGCCAATGCCAATCAGGGGTATTCTCTGGGCGGGTTAATATTGAATGTATCAGGCAAGGTTATCGCAAATTACTGGTTAAGCCATGTTTATGCGCCTGAAGTTGGTCATGCACATCGTCAAGGGGATTTGCATATCCATGACCTGGATATGCTGGCAGGTTATTGTGCGGGTTGGTCGTTGCGAACTTTATTAAGAGAAGGGTTGAATGGGGTTGAAGGGCGTATTGAGGCGGGCCCGCCAAAGCATTTAAGTAGTGCGGTAGGACAAATGGTTAACTTTTTGGGTACGCTACAAAACGAATGGGCTGGTGCTCAAGCATTTAGCTCGTTTGATACGTATTTGGCGCCGTATATTCGTTTGGATGATTTAGGATATAACGAGGTTAAGCAGAGTATTCAGGAGTTGATTTATAATCTAAATGTCCCCTCTCGCTGGGGGACGCAAACGCCTTTTACTAACCTGACCTTTGATTGGGTTTGTCCTGAGGACCTGCGCGACCAAGTGCCGATGATGGGCGACGAAGAAATGCCATTTACTTATGGTGATCTGCAAGTAGAAATGGATATGATTAACCAAGCTTATATTGAGGTGATGACGGAAGGCGATGCTAAAGGTCGCGTATTTACCTTTCCAATACCTACTTATAACATGACTCCGGATTTCCCTTGGGAAAGTGAAAATGCCAAGCGTTTATTTGATATGACCGCTAAATATGGCCTGCCTTATTTCCAGAATTTTTTAAATTCTGACCTCAAGCCTAATATGGTGAGGTCGATGTGTTGTCGCTTGCAACTTGATTTGAATGAGTTGTTAAAGCGTGGTAACGGCCTATTTGGATCAGCAGAACAAACCGGATCTTTGGGTGTGGTGACCATTAATTGCGCACGCTTGGGCTATCTTTATAAGAATAATACAAAAGGCTTATATGAGCAGCTGGATAAATTGTTGCTTATGGCCAAGGACTCTTTGGAAGTTAAACGAAAAGTGGTGCAGAAATTGATGGATAACGGCTTATTTCCTTATACCAAAAGATATCTAGGAACATTAAGAAATCATTTCTCAACCATTGGCGTTAATGGTATTAATGAGATGATCCGTAATTTTAGCAACGACCAAGAGGATATTACTTCTGCGGGAGGCTATCCAATGGCTGTTGAATTTTTAGACCATATTCGTATGCGTATGGTTGAGTTTCAAGAGCAAACAGGACATATGTTTAACTTAGAAGCGACACCAGCAGAAGGTACAACATACCGTTTTGCCAAAGAAGATCAGAAGCGTTACCCGGATATTCTACAGGCGGGTGAGGCCGATAAGCCTTATTACACTAACTCATCCCAACTGCCAGTTGGCTATACCTCAGACCCTTTTGAGGCATTAGAAAAACAAGACGAACTGCAGGGAAAATATACCGGTGGTACCGTGCTGCACTTATATATGGGTGAAAGAATTAGTAGTGGCGAAGCCTGCATGAAAATGGTGAAGCGCTCATTAATGAATTTTCGACTTCCTTATATTACCATTACCCCAACTTTTTCGATTTGCCCTAAACACGGCTACCTGAGCGGTGAACACGAATACTGCCCAAAGTGTGATGAAACACTATTGGCCAATAAAAAATTAAAAAACCAAGGAGAAAACCATGAAAGAGCAAGAAGTGTTGTTAACCAATAG
- the ubiT gene encoding ubiquinone anaerobic biosynthesis accessory factor UbiT — MSFIRPPIFLPIATLTQVSKTINNKIIVSLFNQIFSQAIKTGDLDFLEGRWVLIEILDMGLTFNLGFNNQRLIQAQQNQVFDLTISARSCDFLDLMSKNKDPDTLFFQRKINMQGSTELGLYVKNFLDAFDVEVHWASAGVDKILQNTYPILSKLLCRKS, encoded by the coding sequence ATGAGCTTTATTCGTCCGCCTATTTTTTTACCTATAGCAACGCTCACGCAAGTCAGCAAAACGATCAATAACAAAATAATCGTCAGCCTGTTTAACCAAATATTTTCACAAGCAATTAAAACAGGAGATTTAGATTTCTTAGAAGGTCGTTGGGTTCTAATTGAGATTCTAGACATGGGGCTAACATTCAATCTAGGGTTTAATAATCAGCGACTGATACAAGCTCAACAAAACCAAGTGTTTGATTTAACTATTAGCGCCCGTAGTTGTGACTTCCTCGACCTTATGAGTAAAAATAAAGATCCAGACACCTTGTTTTTTCAACGAAAAATCAATATGCAAGGTTCAACTGAACTGGGGCTTTATGTAAAAAACTTTCTCGATGCTTTTGATGTTGAGGTACATTGGGCTAGCGCTGGCGTCGACAAAATACTGCAAAACACTTATCCAATACTCAGCAAACTTTTATGCCGTAAATCTTAA
- a CDS encoding TauD/TfdA family dioxygenase, giving the protein MQLAKQTLSVTSPFALDNEDLYQRWRDKKSFAYPNRISELFIEVKNPKQLSKGEHAAILALTQKTNMAIYIGNTGNNPSVEIPIAIANQFGLKQINKNWLADDTGLTSLKVANDDIRKKYIPYTNKLIHWHTDGYYNTPDQQIHALNLHVVQQAASGGENQLMDHEIAYLLLREKNPDYIRALMANDVMTIPAGTNADGSARPDRSGPVFSISSRGNLHMRYTARTKNIRWSSTPLVKEALEFLQQILNRQHSSYVFKGLLEPGMGLISNNVLHDRAAFTEDAQHQRHYYRARYFDRLANTDFKG; this is encoded by the coding sequence ATGCAGCTTGCCAAACAGACTCTTTCAGTAACTTCTCCTTTTGCCCTAGACAATGAAGATCTTTACCAACGCTGGAGAGATAAAAAATCCTTTGCTTATCCCAATAGAATCTCTGAGCTATTTATCGAGGTTAAAAACCCAAAACAGCTTAGTAAGGGCGAACATGCTGCCATTTTGGCGTTAACTCAAAAAACCAATATGGCGATCTATATTGGCAATACTGGCAACAACCCTTCTGTCGAAATTCCCATCGCGATAGCCAACCAATTTGGCCTCAAACAAATCAACAAAAATTGGCTGGCTGACGATACAGGTCTCACCTCTCTCAAAGTAGCCAATGATGATATTAGAAAAAAATACATTCCTTATACCAACAAACTCATTCATTGGCATACAGATGGCTATTACAACACCCCTGATCAACAAATTCATGCGTTGAACTTACACGTTGTTCAGCAAGCTGCCAGCGGCGGTGAAAATCAGCTGATGGATCATGAAATTGCTTATTTATTATTACGCGAAAAAAATCCTGATTATATTCGTGCATTAATGGCAAACGATGTTATGACCATTCCTGCAGGCACCAATGCAGATGGTAGTGCCAGACCTGATCGCTCCGGACCTGTATTTAGTATCAGTAGTCGGGGAAATTTACACATGCGCTACACGGCAAGAACTAAAAATATACGCTGGTCTAGTACACCCCTTGTTAAAGAGGCGCTTGAATTTCTGCAACAAATTCTCAATCGTCAACACTCGTCCTATGTCTTTAAAGGCTTGCTAGAGCCGGGCATGGGTTTAATCAGTAACAATGTATTACACGATAGGGCGGCCTTTACAGAAGACGCCCAACACCAGCGCCATTACTATCGGGCACGATATTTTGACCGCCTAGCAAACACCGACTTTAAAGGGTAG
- a CDS encoding U32 family peptidase, producing the protein MKISLGPIYYYWDRQKVFDFYKAIAKTPVDIVYLGEVVCSKRRQLKINDWLMIANQLRDAGKEVVFSTLTLLEADSELKQLGRICQQEDYLIEANDYAAIGLRSKQNMPFVTGPSVNLYNAPSLNLLAKKGLVRWCFPLELSQEALQQMMAGISPELQTEVFVFGQMPLAFSARCFTARAYDLDKDDCQYKCLMHEDGLLLTTQEQQSFLMMNGIQTLSANTFNLISQMDQMQDMGVDVVRISPQFTNTAEIIQIFKDRIAQNISIHQALGLLQPFSAYQQCDGYWFDKPGMSGVELQQPILRG; encoded by the coding sequence ATGAAGATTTCATTAGGACCTATTTATTATTATTGGGACAGACAAAAAGTTTTTGATTTTTACAAGGCGATTGCCAAAACCCCGGTTGATATTGTTTATTTGGGAGAGGTGGTTTGTTCTAAGCGTAGACAACTTAAAATAAATGACTGGTTGATGATTGCTAACCAATTGCGTGATGCAGGTAAAGAGGTAGTATTTTCAACACTCACTTTATTAGAGGCTGACTCTGAGCTCAAGCAACTGGGGCGTATTTGCCAGCAAGAAGATTATTTGATAGAGGCGAATGACTATGCCGCTATTGGTTTAAGAAGTAAACAAAATATGCCATTTGTGACGGGGCCCAGTGTTAATTTATATAATGCACCAAGTCTTAATCTGTTGGCAAAAAAAGGCCTTGTGCGTTGGTGCTTTCCGCTTGAGTTATCTCAAGAGGCTTTGCAACAAATGATGGCAGGGATAAGCCCAGAGTTGCAAACTGAGGTGTTTGTTTTTGGTCAAATGCCGTTGGCATTTTCGGCGCGGTGCTTCACCGCTAGAGCTTATGATCTTGATAAGGATGATTGTCAGTATAAGTGTTTGATGCATGAAGACGGGCTATTATTGACCACTCAAGAGCAGCAGTCTTTTCTGATGATGAACGGTATCCAGACGTTGTCAGCCAATACTTTTAATCTTATTTCCCAGATGGATCAAATGCAGGATATGGGTGTAGATGTTGTAAGAATTAGCCCTCAGTTTACCAATACGGCAGAAATTATCCAAATTTTTAAGGATAGAATTGCCCAAAATATTAGCATTCATCAGGCATTAGGGTTGCTACAGCCTTTTAGTGCATATCAGCAGTGTGACGGCTATTGGTTTGATAAACCGGGCATGAGTGGTGTTGAGTTGCAACAACCAATTTTAAGAGGTTAG
- the ubiU gene encoding ubiquinone anaerobic biosynthesis protein UbiU yields the protein MELVCPAGNLPALKVAIDQGADTVYIGFADDTNARHFAGLNFNEQRAAQGVDYAHARGKKVYVAINTYPQPNIWQRWIDAIDRAARIGADAIILADIGLMEYAARVYPDLNLHLSVQGSATSYEALDFYYQNFNIKRAVLPRVLSVAQVKKVIDSSPVDIEVFGFGSLCVMVEGRCILSSYATGRSPNTYGACSPASHVEYIENDIKLETRLGGVLIDAYEKHEPAGYPTLCKGRFESMNNTYYALEEPTSLNTLEILPTLQEIGVKAIKIEGRQRSSAYIKTVAQTWSAAIQQLETGNYQTKSEWNQALSDISEGFQTTLGAYHRSWQ from the coding sequence ATGGAATTAGTTTGTCCTGCGGGTAATTTACCGGCACTTAAAGTGGCCATTGATCAAGGCGCCGATACGGTTTATATTGGCTTTGCAGATGATACCAATGCTCGTCATTTTGCGGGCCTCAACTTTAATGAACAGCGTGCTGCACAGGGGGTTGATTATGCTCATGCACGCGGTAAAAAGGTATACGTGGCAATTAATACCTATCCACAGCCAAATATTTGGCAACGCTGGATAGACGCCATTGATCGTGCTGCTAGAATAGGGGCGGATGCTATTATTTTGGCCGATATTGGACTGATGGAATATGCCGCTCGAGTATATCCAGATTTAAACCTACATTTATCAGTACAGGGTTCGGCTACTAGCTATGAGGCGCTTGATTTTTATTATCAAAATTTTAATATTAAGCGTGCTGTGCTGCCTCGGGTTTTATCTGTGGCGCAAGTCAAGAAAGTTATTGATTCTTCGCCTGTAGACATAGAAGTCTTTGGATTTGGCTCTTTGTGTGTCATGGTAGAGGGCCGGTGCATTCTTTCTTCTTATGCAACTGGGCGCTCGCCTAATACTTATGGGGCTTGTTCGCCAGCCTCCCATGTTGAATATATTGAGAACGATATTAAGCTAGAAACCAGACTGGGCGGTGTGTTGATAGATGCCTATGAAAAGCACGAGCCTGCAGGTTACCCGACTTTGTGTAAAGGTCGATTTGAATCTATGAACAACACTTATTATGCACTTGAAGAGCCAACTAGTTTAAATACGTTGGAGATTCTACCCACGCTGCAAGAGATTGGCGTTAAAGCCATTAAGATTGAGGGTCGGCAGCGATCTAGTGCTTACATTAAAACTGTCGCCCAGACATGGTCGGCGGCAATTCAGCAGCTAGAAACAGGCAACTATCAGACTAAATCTGAATGGAATCAGGCGCTTAGCGACATATCTGAAGGCTTTCAAACCACGTTGGGCGCCTATCACCGGAGTTGGCAATGA
- a CDS encoding TIGR01212 family radical SAM protein (This family includes YhcC from E. coli K-12, an uncharacterized radical SAM protein.), with amino-acid sequence MPFTFTIQALVIARVRLLSDYVNTLGQSLLRTYQERVHKVAIDAGLSCPNRDGSIGIGGCTFCNNATFSPNGRQPDPILVQIQNGREVLLKRTGAKKYIAYFQAYTNTFADLKTLRDLYGRALSEQDVIGLSIGTRPDCVSDEVIDLLVDYQNQGYDIWLELGLQSAFDETLARINRGHGFEAYKKTLLAARAKGIRVCTHLILGLPGEDESHFKTTLERVLALGVDGLKFHPLHVVKGTQLANEWRRGEYQPMTMAYYVKAVVALIRMAPKSIVYHRLTGTANKQQLLAPAWCHKKWAVLNAIEAELKAQNQEKIRWN; translated from the coding sequence ATGCCATTCACTTTTACAATACAAGCTTTAGTTATTGCGAGGGTTAGGTTGCTGTCTGATTATGTAAACACTTTAGGGCAATCCTTGTTAAGAACTTACCAAGAGCGTGTACATAAGGTGGCTATTGATGCGGGACTTAGTTGTCCTAATCGGGACGGCTCTATCGGTATAGGCGGCTGCACGTTTTGTAATAATGCAACCTTTAGCCCGAATGGGCGACAGCCAGATCCAATCTTAGTGCAAATTCAAAATGGCCGTGAAGTGTTGCTTAAGCGTACCGGTGCTAAGAAATATATTGCGTATTTTCAGGCTTATACTAACACCTTTGCAGACCTAAAAACCTTAAGAGATCTGTATGGTCGAGCACTATCTGAACAAGATGTGATCGGCTTGTCTATTGGCACTCGACCTGATTGCGTCTCCGATGAAGTGATTGATTTATTGGTTGATTATCAAAATCAGGGCTATGACATTTGGCTTGAGCTAGGCCTGCAATCAGCCTTTGATGAAACCTTGGCGCGCATTAATCGAGGCCATGGGTTTGAAGCATATAAAAAAACTTTGCTGGCAGCCCGAGCCAAAGGCATTCGAGTTTGTACGCATCTAATTCTTGGATTGCCTGGTGAAGATGAAAGTCATTTTAAAACCACACTAGAGCGTGTGTTGGCATTGGGAGTTGATGGGCTAAAATTCCATCCACTACATGTGGTTAAAGGTACCCAGCTTGCCAATGAATGGCGCAGAGGCGAGTATCAGCCTATGACAATGGCGTACTATGTAAAAGCCGTTGTGGCATTGATACGCATGGCGCCAAAGTCGATCGTGTATCACCGACTCACGGGCACAGCCAATAAGCAACAATTGTTGGCACCCGCATGGTGTCATAAAAAGTGGGCGGTTTTAAATGCTATTGAGGCAGAACTTAAGGCACAAAATCAGGAGAAAATTAGATGGAATTAG